Part of the Nostoc sp. UHCC 0302 genome, TTACGCATTGTCAATAAGACCCTAGCTTATTGACAATAAAAATAGCGCCTCAAAGTGGCTGTAATTGAGACTGGATAATAGTTACAGAAGATTTTTTTCAAAAACACTGGACGGCCAAACTATCAAAAACTGGTCATTTTTGTCCTTTTGGACGGCCGTTGACAGGTGGGCATTTGTCAACAGAGCATGACAATTGAGTAACGTTGGCGCTCATTGGACGGCCAAAAGGACAAAAAACCACTGTTTTCGTCCTTTTGGCCGTCCAAAAATATTAGTGTCGGATGAGACTGAATTAGTACGGTTAAACTACACCAAGCTCACGGGTTTACGAGTGTTTAGTGTAGTTGTTGCGTTAGACGAGTTTCTGTTTCAGTTAACGCTAAATATATAGAATAGCTCCTGAACTCCCAGTGGAAATTTCAGATTTACTCACTGAAGAAGTTGATCGATTGAGCGGGATTTTTGAAGTACAGTTGCAACACAAACGTATTATTTATTCTCAATAATTTTAGAGTTATTGAGAATGAGCCAGTTTGATAAAAATGTCTAAAAGCTTTCTGGAGTAAGTATTAGAGGGCAATTTTTCAAAAAAGCGATGTGCAAAATAGCAGACATTTTGTAGTGAATAATCAAAATTTCCTGACAGCTATAACAGTTAAAGGCGTGTATAAGCGGAGCTGAATAGCAGACATTTTGTATATGAATAGGGGTTTTAGGTGCAAAATGTCTGCTATTTGTAACTGTGATTAATCAGACAATTCCACTACTTAAAACAAGTTTCATCTCTATTAACAAGCGTAGAGATTGTAAAATGAACAATTTCTATTCAGCCATGAAGAAAAAAATCGGATGTTAAGTGGGCTGGATTAAGTTAATGAAAGAATTTTTGAAGCACAATTGCAACACAAGCGTATTACTAATTCTCAATAATTTTGAAGTTATTGAGAATTCAACAAGCGTTCAAAATTTGCTGTAAGTCATAATCAGTAAGCATTACGCTAGAAATTTTCGCAAAAGCTTATGTAGTTGATTAGTAGTATTTGCTGAGGGCTGTGAGCGTAAATTCAATTTTGTAAAAAAAACTTGATCGAGAATTATGGCGTACTGTGCGTCAGAATTCAATATTATTCTCCCGTGAAAGCATAATGTCACTGTGACATTTGAAAATGTGAAAAACCGCGTGTTTTCTCTTGATTTACCGTAGATTTGCCTTAATTCTGCTAGAAATTTCCCATAATTCTGCCAAAATTACATCAATTTATCAACAAGCTCAGACTGTTGATAAATAACTTTTATAAATCCTTAGTTATGCCATTGAAATGCCATAATTTAGCCAGTTTTATGCAAAATCCTTTTTTTTGCCATAATTGCGGCATTTCATCCTGTTTGATGAAATTCAAACAGGGTAGTATTTTTTTAAGGTGATGCCAGACAGTTACGATCTCATTCGAGAAGAGACAGGCATTCAACTCACTAATTAGATAAGTGTTGTGCGTGCCTCTGTAGAGCTAGATACTGACAAATCGACAAATCTGACTTTTCTCGTTATCTTCTTGATTGAGCGATCGCGTACTATACCCAAAGCCCAAAGCCCTATTCTCTGGTAATTCATTGTCATTAATTTTAAGTAATTGAGAATAAACTGTAGTCTGAAACCCTTGCTATTTCGTTGTTTCACAACTTAACGGGAAAAGTCAGATCGACAAATCTCCTCTGCAACAACTTCACCATTAGACATCTCTTGTGCTGAACACGAAAATTCTGCACACTTTACAGCTTTAAGTTGCTCTAATGGCCAAACGAAAATACTGTCTTGGTTATTTTTTATTTCTTGTAATTCTAGTATCATTGCGTCTGGTAATAATGGTGTAATTTTTTCCAGAGCAATTAAAGCTGGAGCGGCACTTAGCAAAACTTCAGTAATGAAATCAATAAAATCTGTCCTCTGTGACATATTTTTAGTTCTGCCATCTAAGTAAAGAGGAATATAGTCAAGAGTAGTTTCAGAAAAACCGGACTGCAATGCCAAGTTAGAGAGTTTTACTCCCACGTTTGGATCTCCGTTTAATTGCTCTTGGTAGCGATTGAAGATTTTCCAGTAAGTTTGAAAAGCTAGACAAGTTGGATGGATATATAAACCTGTATTAAACGCTTCTGTGCAATAAAGATTAGTACCTGATTGCATTATCCGTTTTACCTCTTTGAGGAGGTAGAGGGGATTGTTGATATGTTCTAGAACAAAGCAGATCAACGCACCATCGAAGGATTGATCTGGGAAAGGAAGTACTTCCCCATGAGTAATATGTAGAGATACCCGTCCGGCTTCAATATGCGGCTTGAGAAATTCGCCAGCACAGCTAATCTGCGCTTCGGAAATATCAACACCAGTAATTTTTAAATGCGGAAAATGATTTAATAAAATTTGTATTTGCGCTCCTACTCCACAACCTATTTCAATAATGTGATTGCAATTAGAAAAATCAATCTTATTGTAGATGTAAGATTCTAAAAAAACGCTTTGTCGGAACAGGCGGTCTTGTTCCTTTCTAGTATAGCCGTGAATATATTTGGTCATAGATAACACGTTAACAGTATTTTCAGCTTAATAAAAATGTTGGTAAAGTTAGATCAATTTATTCACCAGACTTGTGGCTGTATCTCAAGCCCTACAGCGTAAATATCAAGTAGTTGAAAGCATTTATATTCCAACAGGTTAGTACTCACAATTTCTCGGACAATTAGTTATAAGTAATTATCATCTGTACTATGTCTGCTGGTTAGAGAATTGTGTATTAAAAAGTATAAGTATTTTAGTGAGCGCTTTTTAGAGAAAAACTTTTTGGTTTACTGATTCCGGCCCTAGACATCTGCGCTCTGGCAGTTCGCCTAAACGGGTGGGCGCTGACTCCCTTTAGACTGAGATGAATGGCTCTTATATACGCTCGGTGAATGGTTGCAGGTTTTGGAGCTATGCCGAAACTAGATTCTTGATGAGGTAAAAGTTGGTTATCGCCGGCATACACTCCAAAACCCGCTCTTAAATTAGGGTGAGCCATTAAAAGCGCAACTTCGGCATGACCGCAACACAGATATGGATTGTCATGACCTGTATTAAATGCATTTGTCACAAGACTGCTTAAGGCTTGAGGAATCTTTTGGCTAGCAGCAGGACAGAGTCCTAGTGAACCGAATCTCATATTTGTAGTAGATATGTAGCGC contains:
- a CDS encoding class I SAM-dependent methyltransferase → MTKYIHGYTRKEQDRLFRQSVFLESYIYNKIDFSNCNHIIEIGCGVGAQIQILLNHFPHLKITGVDISEAQISCAGEFLKPHIEAGRVSLHITHGEVLPFPDQSFDGALICFVLEHINNPLYLLKEVKRIMQSGTNLYCTEAFNTGLYIHPTCLAFQTYWKIFNRYQEQLNGDPNVGVKLSNLALQSGFSETTLDYIPLYLDGRTKNMSQRTDFIDFITEVLLSAAPALIALEKITPLLPDAMILELQEIKNNQDSIFVWPLEQLKAVKCAEFSCSAQEMSNGEVVAEEICRSDFSR